The genomic segment CGTGGCGATGGATACGGGGTTTCTCATGCACCACAAATCAGTCGTTATCACCGGGCTGTTGCTCATGGCACTGGCGATCGTGATTGCGCTGGTGTTACCGGGCAATCAGGTTCTGCCGCTGGGGGACCTGTCCAACCTCATCTCGGTGATGTCCATGTCCGTGCTGGTGTTCAGGGGTAATGTGATCCGCGCCGTATTGGCAGGTATCCCGGTGGTGGTGAGCTTCCTGCTGATTTCATCCAGGATGGCGCCGCTTTACACCGAGCTGGCTAAGGGCACACCTTCTTTTGATGCCACGGGTCTTGGTCAAATTACCTCGTTCACTGATGGCGGGCACCAAATCCGCTACCTAATGCTGGAGGCTCTCAACGGCGCGTGGTGGACACTACCTGCCACTTTGGCCTTGGGTGTCGCGGTCTGGCATACCCACCGGCGCTACCAAAAGCTGGTAGCAGACTGAAGCCGGCTTACACCAAGCCGCAAAACTTCTTGAATGGCCCGAGCACCGCGTCTCCGCGGAAGGGCTTGACGATCCATCCGGTCACGCCAATGGCGCGGCCGCGCGCGCGCATCACGGCGTTGTCCTCGGTGGTCAGCATGATGATGTGTACCAGCTTATTGCCCTGCTCGGTCCGGATTTTTTCGGCCATGGCCAAGCCATCCATATTGGGCATGTTCACATCGCTGATGACCAGTTTGATACCGGGATCTGCCTGTAGCTGCAGAAGCCCATCGCGCCCGTCGGTGGCCAGTGTGACCTCGAATCCATGTTGCTGTAAGTAGCTGGAGACGATCTCCCGCATCGTGCTGGAGTCGTCCACTACCAAAACATTCGCCATCTCTACCTACTTCCTGTCCGCACTGTCAGTGGCGCTTGGCGCCATTTAAAACAAATCAAGTTCACCCGCCTCGCTGGAGTTGGAGGCTGCATATTCCGCAAATTGCTCCGGTGACCAATGGAGGTTGAATATAAACCGCTGCACGATCACCAGCGGCTGGCCGCCCCGGCGGGTGCTCTCGCAGAGCGAGTAACGCACACAGAGCTGAGGATCGGGCGAGCCGAAAGAGATGTATTTGTGGGCGTGATTGATCACGATCGGCACTTGGGCCAACTGGGTCGAGACGCTGATGGGGGCGATGTAGCGGTTCTTGAACGCCCCCCAGATCAGGTTGGTGGTCTCGCCCAGCATGTTGTTGAGATCCCGGAAGTTGAGCTCACCGCCAACGCCGTCATAACTGAAGCCTTTGAGCATGCCCTGCCGCAGGGCGCTCTCTTCGGTCTGCAGCATCATGTAACCGCGACACCATGAACTCTCCAGCGGGATGATCGTAGAGACCTCGCCATGGATGATGCGGTCGTGCACCACATACGGGGGCTCGGCCGTCACGGTCGCGTTAGGAAACATGGAACGCATGGAAGACAAGGTCAGATCCACAATGCCCTCCACCAACGCCGTGGGGTAGCGCAGGCTAAAGATGGAGCGCTCGACGCCGAGGCGTAACTGCTCGATCTCCCCCGTAGCCCAAGGGTACCGGATGAATTCCCGGTACAACGCATTCAAGTCGCCGAAGGTAGTCCTGCGTAAAAAAATCGGGAGCTCGGGGCGCAAGCGGTGGATCGACTCTGCAAGATGCAGCGCATCATGGGTGCCACAGGGCAAGTCCTCCGCCAGCAGCACACCAGCCAAATCTTTATTTTGCTCAAGGCAGCCCAATGCGTCATGGGAGGTGCGCAGCAAGGGGAGCAAGCCTACAGAATCGCAAAAATCAGAGAGCAACTTGCACTGGTGGGCATCGTGCTCCAGCAACAGTACTTTGGCTTCCAGGTGGGTAGTGTCCGTCATCAAAAAATGCCTCGAGCGGTGTTGTGAAACCCTGCGTGACATCCTACACCGGCATTGTGTAGCCAACAGCAAAAGCGGGCCCGAAGGCCCGCCCGTCAGCTAGGTTTTGAGACGCGGCTCAGGCAGCCTTGTCCTTGCGGCGGCGGGCAATAGCGCCCATCAGGCCCAAACCTGCCAGCAACATGGCGTAGGTCTCAGGCTCGGGAACCGCTGTCACAGAAATGGAGCCGTGATAACCGGTACTGGCAATATTGCTGTAACCATTCACCTTGAATACAAAGGTGGGGTTGGTGGTGCCATCAATATCAAAAGAGCGCGTGGCCATGTAGCTGATCGGGATCTGGTTCAGCGTAGCGGATGTGACGGTGATGGGATCACGGGTCGCAACGTTGCCGCTGGCCTGCTCCATGAAGTTCAGCTCCACGTAGTACGCCCCCTCTGGCCAAGGGCCACTGACGCTTTGAAAGGTGATGGTATCGGTGCCGGCCACATTGGGCGCGCCACCCAACAAGGGGCCGGTGAGAAATTTGGAGTCATAGCTAGCTTGCCAGAAGCCAGGTGCAGTTTCGTTCAAAAACACACTCATGGTTCCGGCTTGTGCGCCGGCAGACAGGCACAGCAAAGTGGCGATGGAAAGGGCTTTAAGTTTCATGGGGGCTCCCGTGCATGGGTTGATTGAGCCTGCATCAAGATGACACCTTGAGCGCTCGGAGCCATTGTTTTGCGTGGACTGATTCCACTCAGTGCGCCAGCGTACGCAGGGGGCATCCATTCGGGCTATGCCCAGGCTTGAAGCGCGCGGGCTCTTGCTGAAGACATTGCGTTCGCGGGGATTTTCGGTCGAGCTTGCGGCAATCTGGGGGCTGTAGCTACCATTTGTAACTGCCCTACTACTCCTTCGACTTTTTAAGCCATGCCACTTCTCCACCTGCCTGCTCCCCCTAGGCTGCCCCACTTCAGGCGGGCTAAGCACGCCGCCGCTTGGCTCATGTGGAGCTTGGCTGTCGGCGTGGGGGCTATCAGCCCGGCAAACGCTGACGAGTTCGACTGGAGCATCGGCACTTATGTTGGCAAATACCACGACGCGGAGCCTGCAGGTGCTTTGGCAGGTCGCGCAAATTACGCCGAGCACTACATGTTCGCTGTGACCGGCAGCAAAACCGTGTGGCGCCACTCAGAGTGGCCTATCGCCATTGAGTTGGATGCGATGGCGGGCCAGCAAAGCGGCTTGGCCAACCTGACAGAGGTTGCCTTCGCGCCCGCTTTGCGCTGGAGTGGCTTTCCTTGGCGGGATGTTTTGCGCACCGACATCCGGCTGGCGCCCCTGGGCGTGTCTTACACCAGCCGGGTCGGCCCCATGGAAACGGGGCCCGACGGGCGTGGCAGCCGCACCCTGAACTACTTGTTTGTAGAGGCGGCATTCTCGAGCCCGAGGGCCACCGCGCATGAGTTTTTTGTGCGCTTGCACCACCGTTGTGCGATTTACGACCTGCTCAACAATTACGGGGCCAACGGCGAAGACTTTCTGAGCTTTGGCTACCGCCACAAGTTTTAAGGGCGGGCCGGCCCTTGAATGAACTGCACCACATCGTTCAGCACCGGCGCCATCCACCGCAAGGGGCGTGACAAAGCAGCCACCAGCGTGATGTGGTTCACCCGGGTGTGCATTTTTACGAGCACCGGCACCTGAGCAGCGCCCAGGCGCTTAGCAATACCCGCGGTATTACGCTGGGGATTGACCAAGTCATCTTCCAAAGCGGCCAGCAGCAAGGCACGTGGGGCGCCCGGCTGTACATGGTCGAGTGGCTGGGAGTTGGCGGGGTAGTTCGGGTGGTGGAACACCGGCATCGCGTCTAGATTGGTCAGGGGCAAAAAGTCATACGGGCCGGCCAAGCCAATCCAGCCGGCCAATTGCTGGGGTGAGCGCCCGTGGGCGGCCAACCAACGGGGATCCAGCGCCATCATGGCGGCGTTGTAGGCGCCCGCGCTATGCCCCATGACATACACCTTGTCGGGGTTGCCGCCCCAGTCGGCAGCATGGTCCAGCCCGTATGACAAGGCGGCCGCGCTGTCCCGCAGAAAATCGGGGTAGCGCACCTCGGGGTACAGCCGGTAGTCGGCCACCAGGGTGAGTATTCCGCGCGAGGCCAGCGCCTCCCCCACAAAGCGGTACTGCGCCCGCTCGCCGCGGTTCCATGAGCCACCATAATAAAACACCACCACAGGCCACCCCTTGGCCGGCTGTGCGGCGCGTGGCACATACACATCAAGGCGCTGGCGGTGCAGTGGGCCGTAGGTCACGCCCTCGTGCAAGGTGTAAGTCCGTGAGGGGGTTAAAAAATTCAACACATCCACGGGCGAAAAGCCTGCAGCCAGGGCTGCGGGGTTCGCCAGGGTGGTCAAGAGTGCAAAGAAGAGGCTGATCCGGTGGTTCATCCACCGGATACGCACGCCGATGGCTTTTGGATTCAGCCCCGGATTCGAGTTCTGTTTGACAGTATCAACGCACCAACAACACAGGCACTTTGCAATGCGCCAGCACCTGGGTGGCGACAGAACCCATTACCAAACTGGCAACCGCGCCATTGCCATGCGAACCCATGATGACGAGGTCATATTTGCCCTCGGTTGCGATCTTGGAAATCACCTCGCCCGGCGAACCCGCCTTCCACATGCTCTTGGCGCTGATGTTGTGGCGCTGCAAGAACTTGTCGATCGGAGCAATGACCTTCTCAGCCTCGTCGGCATAGTATTTTTCGACGATCGCCTTGCCCACAGCAGCACGCGCTCTTGGGGGTACTGCAAACGGTACGGTGAGCACGGTGTACTCATTGGAAGGGGTGAACAAGGTGTCGTGATTAACCAAATAGGCCAACATTTTCTTGCTGTAAGCACTTCCATCAACCGCCAGGAGAATCTTCATATCAGTCGCCTTTTAAGGTGTACAAAAGCCCGAGGCTATCGACTTCGGCGCGATTCGTACACCAGAGGCCCTGTAGCTTGTGGCACATTGCGCTGGATCAAATTTGCTAATGAAAGTCCCGACTGGTCGTCGCCAGCTCGCCCAGCAGGGGCGTCATGTCCACCACGCGCTTGGCAATCACATGGCGGACTTGGCCGCCGGTGGCCTCGTCACGCTGCCACACGCCGTACACCGCCATCAGCCGGGCGCGATAGACTGCGTCGCGGAACTGCTCTTTCACCGCTTTCCAGACGATGATGTTCACACTGCCGGTTTCATCCTCAAGTGTCACAAACACCACGCCTTTGGCGGTACCCGGTTGCTGGCGGGAGGTGACGATACCGCAGGCACGCACCAGGCGGCCACTGGGATAGTTGCTCATCTGGGCCGCGGTCAGCAGCTTCTGTTTTGATAGCTGCTCCCGCAATAGCTGCAAGGGGTGGGAGCGCAAAGTGAGACCGGTAGCGGCGTAGTCAAAGGTCACTTCCTCACCCTCGTCGGCCGGAGGAAGCTCCAACACATCCTCCTCAATCGGCACGCCCTGTAGCAGCGCGGGTGCGGGGCGCAGGGCGGAGGCGTCCCACACCTGCTGGCGGCGGTGGCCGCTGAGGCTGATGAGGGCATCGGCACTGGCGAGCGCTTTGAGGTCACCTGCATCGAGGGCGCAGCGCAGAGCCAAATCCTGCGTGCTGGTGAACGGGCCGTTTTCGCGTGCAGCGCAGATGCGCTCCGCCACTTCTTTCTGCAAGCCACTCACCATGCGCAGCCCCAATCGGATGGCGGGTTGGGTTTGCAATGCCCATCCGTACGGATCGCTATCAGGCGTTTGCGGCTGCTCAAGTGTGCAGTCCCACGCGCTGTGCAGCACATCCACGGCGTGCACTTGGACACTATGGCGACGAGCGTCTTGAACCAGCTGTGCCGGGCCGTAAAAACCCAGCGGCTGGCTGTTGAGCATGGCTGCCAGAAAACAAGCCGGCTCATGCCGCTTGAGCCAGCAGCTCACGTACACCAGCAGCGCAAAGCTGGCTGCATGGCTCTCGGGAAAGCCGTATTCGCCAAAGCCCTCAATCTGCTTGAACAGCGTGTCAGCAAACTCCTGCGTGTAGCCGTTTTTGAGCATGCCACCCACCAGCCGTTCGTAGAACTTGCCCACGCCACCCTTGCGCTTCCAGGCGGCCATAGAGCGGCGCAGCTGGTCGGCCTCGCCCGCCGTGAAGTCGGCCGCCGCCATAGCGATCTGCATGACCTGCTCCTGAAAAATCGGTACACCCAGGGTGCGCTTCGAAGCCTCTTTCAGAGCAGGAGACTCGTACATCACCGCTTGCGGGTTGGCACGCGCCTTGAGGTAGGGGTGCACCATACCACCCTGAATCGGCCCCGGCCGCACGATGGCCACCTCCACCACCAGGTCGTAAAAGCATTGCGGCTTCAGGCGCGGCAGCATGCTCATCTGCGCCCGGCTCTCGATCTGGAACACGCCCACCGTGTCGGCCTGGCAGATCATGGCGTAGGTGGCGGGGTCTTCGGCAGGCACGTCTTGCATGCGCATGGGCGCGCCGCGCCACTGGCCGATGAGGTGCAGGCAGCGGCGTATGGCGCTGAGCATGCCCAAGGCCAGCACATCCACTTTCAAGAGGCCCACCGCATCAAGGTCGTCCTTGTCCCACTGGATGACCGAGCGGTCTGGCATGGATGCGTTTTCCACCGGCACCAGCCGGGTTAGCGGGCCTTGCGTGAGCACAAAGCCGCCTACGTGCTGGCTCAGGTGGCGAGGAAAATTTTGCAGTTGCGTGGCAAGGTCCAGCCAGAGTTGCAGGCGGCGCAAAGGCGGCAGGGGCGAACCGTCCACCAACAGGCCAAGCTCAGCAGCGCCACCCTCGGAAGCCAGAGCGGCAGGGCGCCCAGCTCCGTGTCCCCCGCCCGCGTTGCGGGCTCCTCCTTGACCTACGCTGTGCGCCCTGCCACTCTGGCTCTGTCCTGCCGCACCATAAGCCTGCACTTTTGAATCAAAACCACCTCCAGCGCTCACGGAATCTGCGCTACCAGCTACTTTTTCGATAGCAGCCTGCAGCCGCTCCACCAGTACCGCACGGCTGTACATGCCCGGATGCTCCTTGGCCATGGCCGTAATCAGCACCTCAGGAATCTCCAGCGCCCGCCCCACATCACGGAGTGCGCTGCGCGGTCGATAGCTGGCCACCACGGCGGTAATGGCGGCGCGCTCCCGGCCGTATTTGGCGTAGATGTATTGGATGACCTCTTCGCGCCGCTGGTGCTCAAAGTCCACATCAATGTCGGGCGGCTCGTCGCGCTCCTTGGAGATGAAGCGCTCAAACAGTACGTTCATGCGGCTGGGGTCCACCTCGGTCACGCCCAGGCAATAGCAGACCGCAGAGTTCGCCGCCGAGCCCCGCCCCTGGCACAAGATGCCGCGCCCCCGCGCAAAGCGCACCAGGTCGTGCACGGTGAGAAAGTACATCTCGTACTTCATGTCGGCAATCAGCGCGAGCTCATGCTCCACCTGCGTGCGCACGTTGGGCGGCATACCGGCCGGATAACGCTCCAAGGCGCCCTCCTCGGTGTACTGCCGCAGAGTCTGCGCCGGGGTGTGGCCGGGCAGCACGGCCTCCATGGGGTACTGGTAGCGCAGCGCATCCAGTGTGAAGCTGCAGCGCCCCGCCACCACCAGCGTGTGGGCCAGCTCATCGGGCGTGAACAGGGCCGCGAGCCGGGCGCGACTGCGCAGGTGGTGCTCGGCATTGGCCTGCAGCGCAAAGCCGCACTGCGCTACCGGCAGGCCGCAGCGCACGGCGGTCAGCACATCGTGCAGCGGCTTGCGCGAGCGGGTGTGCATGCGCACCTGCCCGGTGGCAATAGGGGCCAGCCCGCTCACCGCTGCAATCTGCTGCCAATGCGCCCGCTCCAAAGCTTGCATGCCGCCCAGACCCGCTGTGACTGCCAGCCAGCAATTTTGGCCAAATAGGCCTCTGACGCCCGCTGCTATTGCGCAAGCAGCTTCTGTTTTGATAGCAAGTGGCAGGTGCAGCAGCACCTCGCAATGCCGCAGCGTGTGCCAGGGCGAGGCATCCGGCTGCCCCAACCAGGCGACCCGGTATTCGCCCTTGGGCGCCGCCATGCGCGCGCGGGTGATGAACTCGCACAGGTTGCCCCAGCCCTGCAGGTTGTGCGGCAACACCACCACGGTGAAGCTGGCCCCCGCTGCCACACCACCCGGCGCAGCCGGGTAAGGCACCGCAAACTCCGCCCCCGGCAGCAGCTGGAGCCCCAGGCGCTGCGCCTCGCCATGCGCGCGCACCACCCCGGCCACCGAACATTCGTCGGTAATAGCCAGCGCCGCATACCCAAGCCGGTGCGCCCGCTCCACCAGCTCCTCCGGCTGCGAGGCACCGCGCTGGAAGCTGAAGTTGGAGAGGCAATGCAGCTCGGCATAGGCCGGTGTCGTGGTGGCTACCGGCGGCTGGGGCTTTATGGGCTTTGGGGTTGACATTTAACTGTATAAAAAGACAGTATATAAAAGAGACGCAAATTCTGCAAAGCAGACCTCCGCCATGCACCCGGGCACTGCACTTACATAATGGCTGGGTAACGCTGCGAAACAAGCAACGCACCTCACCCTCAAGGAGTTCCGATTGCAAACCACGTCCATCCGCAAACCACAAGTCTGCGTTCTCGGTAGTGCCGAACCTGGCTCCGCCGCTTATGAGCTGGCCGGCCAAGCAGGTGCGCTGCTGGCGCGT from the Rhodoferax potami genome contains:
- a CDS encoding response regulator, whose protein sequence is MANVLVVDDSSTMREIVSSYLQQHGFEVTLATDGRDGLLQLQADPGIKLVISDVNMPNMDGLAMAEKIRTEQGNKLVHIIMLTTEDNAVMRARGRAIGVTGWIVKPFRGDAVLGPFKKFCGLV
- a CDS encoding chemotaxis protein CheX, translating into MTDTTHLEAKVLLLEHDAHQCKLLSDFCDSVGLLPLLRTSHDALGCLEQNKDLAGVLLAEDLPCGTHDALHLAESIHRLRPELPIFLRRTTFGDLNALYREFIRYPWATGEIEQLRLGVERSIFSLRYPTALVEGIVDLTLSSMRSMFPNATVTAEPPYVVHDRIIHGEVSTIIPLESSWCRGYMMLQTEESALRQGMLKGFSYDGVGGELNFRDLNNMLGETTNLIWGAFKNRYIAPISVSTQLAQVPIVINHAHKYISFGSPDPQLCVRYSLCESTRRGGQPLVIVQRFIFNLHWSPEQFAEYAASNSSEAGELDLF
- a CDS encoding FxDxF family PEP-CTERM protein, translated to MKLKALSIATLLCLSAGAQAGTMSVFLNETAPGFWQASYDSKFLTGPLLGGAPNVAGTDTITFQSVSGPWPEGAYYVELNFMEQASGNVATRDPITVTSATLNQIPISYMATRSFDIDGTTNPTFVFKVNGYSNIASTGYHGSISVTAVPEPETYAMLLAGLGLMGAIARRRKDKAA
- a CDS encoding alpha/beta hydrolase; the protein is MNHRISLFFALLTTLANPAALAAGFSPVDVLNFLTPSRTYTLHEGVTYGPLHRQRLDVYVPRAAQPAKGWPVVVFYYGGSWNRGERAQYRFVGEALASRGILTLVADYRLYPEVRYPDFLRDSAAALSYGLDHAADWGGNPDKVYVMGHSAGAYNAAMMALDPRWLAAHGRSPQQLAGWIGLAGPYDFLPLTNLDAMPVFHHPNYPANSQPLDHVQPGAPRALLLAALEDDLVNPQRNTAGIAKRLGAAQVPVLVKMHTRVNHITLVAALSRPLRWMAPVLNDVVQFIQGPARP
- a CDS encoding universal stress protein; this translates as MKILLAVDGSAYSKKMLAYLVNHDTLFTPSNEYTVLTVPFAVPPRARAAVGKAIVEKYYADEAEKVIAPIDKFLQRHNISAKSMWKAGSPGEVISKIATEGKYDLVIMGSHGNGAVASLVMGSVATQVLAHCKVPVLLVR
- a CDS encoding error-prone DNA polymerase, producing the protein MSTPKPIKPQPPVATTTPAYAELHCLSNFSFQRGASQPEELVERAHRLGYAALAITDECSVAGVVRAHGEAQRLGLQLLPGAEFAVPYPAAPGGVAAGASFTVVVLPHNLQGWGNLCEFITRARMAAPKGEYRVAWLGQPDASPWHTLRHCEVLLHLPLAIKTEAACAIAAGVRGLFGQNCWLAVTAGLGGMQALERAHWQQIAAVSGLAPIATGQVRMHTRSRKPLHDVLTAVRCGLPVAQCGFALQANAEHHLRSRARLAALFTPDELAHTLVVAGRCSFTLDALRYQYPMEAVLPGHTPAQTLRQYTEEGALERYPAGMPPNVRTQVEHELALIADMKYEMYFLTVHDLVRFARGRGILCQGRGSAANSAVCYCLGVTEVDPSRMNVLFERFISKERDEPPDIDVDFEHQRREEVIQYIYAKYGRERAAITAVVASYRPRSALRDVGRALEIPEVLITAMAKEHPGMYSRAVLVERLQAAIEKVAGSADSVSAGGGFDSKVQAYGAAGQSQSGRAHSVGQGGARNAGGGHGAGRPAALASEGGAAELGLLVDGSPLPPLRRLQLWLDLATQLQNFPRHLSQHVGGFVLTQGPLTRLVPVENASMPDRSVIQWDKDDLDAVGLLKVDVLALGMLSAIRRCLHLIGQWRGAPMRMQDVPAEDPATYAMICQADTVGVFQIESRAQMSMLPRLKPQCFYDLVVEVAIVRPGPIQGGMVHPYLKARANPQAVMYESPALKEASKRTLGVPIFQEQVMQIAMAAADFTAGEADQLRRSMAAWKRKGGVGKFYERLVGGMLKNGYTQEFADTLFKQIEGFGEYGFPESHAASFALLVYVSCWLKRHEPACFLAAMLNSQPLGFYGPAQLVQDARRHSVQVHAVDVLHSAWDCTLEQPQTPDSDPYGWALQTQPAIRLGLRMVSGLQKEVAERICAARENGPFTSTQDLALRCALDAGDLKALASADALISLSGHRRQQVWDASALRPAPALLQGVPIEEDVLELPPADEGEEVTFDYAATGLTLRSHPLQLLREQLSKQKLLTAAQMSNYPSGRLVRACGIVTSRQQPGTAKGVVFVTLEDETGSVNIIVWKAVKEQFRDAVYRARLMAVYGVWQRDEATGGQVRHVIAKRVVDMTPLLGELATTSRDFH